From the genome of Borrelia turicatae 91E135:
TATCCCTATCAGAAATAACAGAAGCCTTGGTTTTGCTATCACTAATTTCCCCAATACTAATGTTATCACCAGTAGCATTAACTAATTTATCTACAGAGTCTATTATTTTGTCAATAATTGTACTCTTATATCCGCTAACTTCAGTTGATACTTTTGTTTTAATATCTGTTAACTCGTTTTCTAATTTCTTAAGGTATTCTTTTACTTTACTTCTCTTATCATCAGCGTTAATTGCTATATCAAAGTCCTCTTCACTAACCAGGCCAATAACTTGTCCACTTAAACCATCATATGCAAGGCCATAAGAAAAATTAACGATATTTGAATCATATCCTTCATCAATAATCACACTACTACCACTTTGTCCACTCATGCCATGTACAGCAGTGTCCTCAGAGAAACCCAAATTAAAGTTATATATTTCTTCTACTGCACCTTTAAGAGGGCTACTTCCAGAAAAACCACTTGCACCGCTTACACTATTATCTGTTTCTCCCTCTGTGCCCTTAAGAGTTCCACCTCCAGCAAAGCCACTTATTTTATACCATCCTGAAGTATTATTCTGATTTAAAACAATCCCATCATTGCTACTTACTCCTTGTGGTAACTTAAATTTTGAGCTATTAGAGACTCCTTCTCGATGTACACCATTCTTACTGCTAGAAGCATTTTGAACAGCAACTTTGCTAAAAACATCTTTATTTTCGGCTATGAATTGCTCTACTAAATCACACCCGCTAAATAAAGAAGTAGTAATAATTAATAAACCTAACGGCTTTTTCATTTAAGCCTCCTCCTCTTAACTTATATCTAAAATATATATCATACTTAAAAAAAAGAAAAATATTGCCAGAAATTCTATCTCAAAAAAATAAAAAACAGTTAACATTGTGTTTACTTTCCAAAGAATTGTATTCACTTACTAATCAAAATTAATCTCATAAACTCATTTATATCTAGCTAGAAAAAGATTTAGCAGAGCTTGTTTACTTATTTTGGTAC
Proteins encoded in this window:
- a CDS encoding variable large family protein, whose translation is MKKPLGLLIITTSLFSGCDLVEQFIAENKDVFSKVAVQNASSSKNGVHREGVSNSSKFKLPQGVSSNDGIVLNQNNTSGWYKISGFAGGGTLKGTEGETDNSVSGASGFSGSSPLKGAVEEIYNFNLGFSEDTAVHGMSGQSGSSVIIDEGYDSNIVNFSYGLAYDGLSGQVIGLVSEEDFDIAINADDKRSKVKEYLKKLENELTDIKTKVSTEVSGYKSTIIDKIIDSVDKLVNATGDNISIGEISDSKTKASVISDRDSVQAIIDGVKTIIDIAKESGVDIKQGKVDDTPIIASSNITALAVLNGGSGSRFNNGGAGIGSGSALAEEVDKADAWTMIDKIRNATIANSNISGKNSNNAGELITGYTSDDKGAGAKSNADLAAAVALKAMSKDGKFAAYKDANNNNEIAKVQESAVNAVKKVLSVLDAIITQTLQNELGKIKNK